The DNA window CTTCTTCAGGCCCAGGTCAGGGACCGAGTGCTGGGATAGGACATTTCCCCTCTCAGGATTGCTCTTGTGAATGGGGCTGTGGAGTGGAAGGCAGGAGAGCACCTGGGGAGAAAGGCCTGTCCGGCCTGAACCTCCCTTGCCTATATCATGCCCCTCTGCTGGCCGGAGAAAAGGTTCCTCTCTGTGTCAGCTCTTCCCAAGGGAGGGGCTCTCTGCTGAGCATTTGGAGGAGAAAGGAATGAAGATCTATTGGAAGGGCAGTCTCTGGCCTCAGGAAGCCCCCCGTCTGAGGGGGGAGCCACAGCCCCCGTCCTCATCCAAGAGCAGAGACATCCCTCTGAGGAGTGCAGAGGCTGTCCTAGGGTCTGATTCTTCTGGGAAGTCTGGTCCCTCCTCCCCAAGGGTGGGGTGAGAAGTTGGGTTTCCCAGAGGTCCCCATAGCCCTCAGTCTCTAAGCAGAGTGTCTGTTTGGGCtcaaattcccttttctccaagaCATGGGGAACTGGAAGCCCAGGACCCCCACTGGGGTCCAGACAGATGAGAGACAGGGAGAGCAATCGTGAATTCCCCCTGCCTCGCTCTGCTCTGTCCCATTAAAAGAGAGGtaggaggaggaaactgagcagATTTGCTTCCCAGATTCCATCTAGAAATGTAATGCCAGGGATCCCCCGCCCACCCTGTTAGGACAAGAGGCCAAGCCTCCCTACCCCACCTCGCAAGCCCCACGCCCCCCAGGAAAACCTGAAGTCTGGTTACACGAAGCATGCTGCCCACTTTCAGGGCTCTTTTCAGACGtttgagggcaggggccaggttCTATGCCACCTGACACACATTCTCCATTTCAGTGTCCTCTGAACTGGACTGAGATTCTTTCTTCTGGGGCTCCACCCCTTCTACCTCCTGCACCTCTGCAGTGCCTGTGAGGATGGCAAGTCGCTGGGCCAGGGTCTTGGTGTCAGGGAACAGGATAAAGTTGTAGATCAGCGAAGCCAGGACCGCCCCCGTCAGTGGTCCCACCCAGAAGATCTGAGGAGGCAGAAGTGGGTACCCTGCTCGTGAGCCGTCAGGACCATAGGGTGGTTTGGGGACCCCACCTGCTTCCCAGTGTTGACTTGGTCTCCCAGGAACCCTGGAGCCATCCACAAGGTGGCAAATTTGAGAAGCACAAGTCTTGACCTCCCACTCTGAGTCCCCGCAGGTGAAGGGACCTTGCCTCCCACGGGGCTGGGCCAGGCTCCCCGCCacccctgcctctctcttctcGCCTTCCCCATTCCAGCCCAGAACCCTGGCTAGTGCTCTTCCTGTccctgctggtgtgtgtgtgtgtgtgtgtgtgtgtgtgtgtgtgtgtgtgtgtgtctatttctgtttgtctttttctttatccaAGTTTGGAAAGTGGTCCAGCTGGAAGGAGTGAATAAGGAAACAGCCAGGACTTGAGGCCTGGGCCAAGGCTGCAGCTCCTGCCCTGGCTCATTTCTTGCCAGTCCACTGGGTACCCCAGACTTTTTGAAGCTGGAAAGAAAGGATACTGGCTCCGGTCTTCTGAGCTTTGGGAAACCTCCACTGGGGGTCAAGATGGTCTGTGGCAGGGGGACTTGTCTCCCCAAGTGTCTGTGGTTCTCCTGCTGGTGAAAGTCCCTATTGCCACTGgggccctctcccttcccctggctGCCAGCAGAGGGTCTCACCCAGTGGACTGCGAACTTCCCGACGATGACAGCAGAACCAAAGGAGCGGGCTGGGTTCATGGAGCAGCCGGTGAAGTAGATCTGGGGAGTGAGTGCAGGTCAGGGCGTGAGGAGGCTGAAGGCAGGCCTGGGAGGGGACAGTGCCCTCCACCATGGCTCAGAGCCCCAGCCCCGGGCTTGGCCTCTGTAGCACCCTATCCGGGGCCTGGAGTGCGGGTCACAGCCTTGGCCCCAAGACTCGAGGGCTCAGGGAAGGACACCTCCTCGCCTTCAGGgcccctgcagcctccccaggGAGGGACCAGTGGGTACATGGGCCCGGTGTCCCCTTTGCCCCTTACCCCAATGAGGTGGCCCACTGCCACAGAGGCTCCAATCGTGGCAGCTGGGGAGCCAGTAGTCTGTCTGCTGTCGGTGGAAGCAAAAACGCAGAGCACAAGCTGCAGGGTCAGGACTAGCTCCACTGCCACCGCCTGGCCCGTGGAGACGCTGCTCCGGACCTGTGCAAGGGGGTTACACTGGAGCCAGCGGGCTCTGCCCGGGGCTGGTGACCCCTTGGGCCTCATTTCCTCACTGTAAGGGGTGAGAGGCCTCACCACCGCCAGTCCCAGGACTTAAGGAGCTAATGGGCTGAGGAGAGCTGTGTGGTGGGGTTCAGGTGAGCCCCAGACACTTGCTCCCTGCAGAAGCGAGTGGCACCCCACCCACTACACGGCTCGGTTGGGGCCAGTGGTTCAGGGGGAGGCGGGGGCTCAGGACTGGTGGGAGCAGGAAGGCTGGGGAAGCTAAGATGCACGATGCACGTCTGCAAGTTGCCTGGGAGGGGCCATGGGTAGGAGTGGAAGGTGGGGACTCAGGGAAGTAAGTGGAACACAGATGATTACAGGAATCTGGGGGAGTGAGACAGGCCTCagggtgctggggagggaggaacatGGGACAACAGAGGAGCAGGGGACGTGGGGTGGACCCGGGGAGGTGAAGTGCGTGCAGGGTCCCCCGCCGCTATCCACAgctccacctctccccacctACCCCCACCCTTAAATGCCTGGTCCTTTTCTGACTCCTGTCCCTTAGTGTGGCTTCTTCCTGCTCCCCCTGTGCCTTGCACCACAATCCCATTCCTGCTCTCCCTGCACTAAGGCCACAGTCATTCCCCTGGGTCCCGGGTCCCAGCCCAGAGCAGGTGTTGCTCTGTTAcctccctgtcccctctcctccagcctggCCCTCCCCCGTTTCCACCTGTATggacctgccccctccccctccccgcaccTACCACGTTGACCCCAAAGGTGTCTCGGATGTCCCCGGGCGTGACCCCGTAAAGCAGAGCAGCCCCCGCCGTGGCCCCTGCCAGCTGGGCAGCCACGTAGGCCACAGCACGGGGCAGGGAGATTTGGGACCCCACGAGGAAGGCCAGCGTCACGGCAGGGTTGACGTGGGCCCCACTAGCCTTCCAGGTGACCTGCACAATCACGGCCGTGGCCAGGTTGAAGGTGATGGCAACCTGCAGCATAGAGGGAAGCGCCAAGGGCCATCTCAGAGCCGAGCCCACGCCAAAGAACACGTACAGCCCCGTGGCCAGGAACTCGGCAAACACAGCCTTGCTTATGGTCCTGCAGAGCCGGCACACCAGCGTCTCGGCCAAGCTGCGCCTGCCTGGCTCCATTGCGTCCGGGTCCTGGTGCCTTTGCTCCCGGGGCCtctgtttctcttccctctgaTCTCCTCTGCCTCCCCTGGTCTCCTGTCTCCGGGCTGCTCCGGCCCCAGCCTGCAGCTCTTCCGCAGTGCTGCTGCCCTGAGGACTGTGTGGTCAGACTGGCAGGGGGCGGGCTGACAGGGTTATGTGCGTCTGGGTGGGTGGGAGTAGGGGTGGCATGACGGGTGGCTCTCACATGCCCGCTCCACCCTAAGCTCACCTGACGGCCGGAGGAGGGGGGCCCTCCCCGGGCACTGAGCTGGAACCTCCCAGGAGTTTTCCAAGCTGGACAGGCCTAACTCTGCTGCGGGCAGACGCCCGGCCTTGGGGGCCACAGGTGCCGGAGTAGCGCGGGCCATGGGATTCCAGGGCGCTCCCACCCCCGATGTCAGCTTAGACAGAAGAAGATCACTGAGATCCCCAGGTCCAAGGCCTGCTTCAGGGGCCCTGCGCACTTCCCGCAGCACCTGTTCCCCAGCCCCCTTTGCCTGCAGGCTCGGCCTCCAAGTGGGCTCGTGCTCTTCTGAGCCCCATAAACCCGGATGTGAATGAGGCTCTGTCCTCCATTCCCACCTAAAACCCCACTCACTGAAAGCTTATGTGAACGGAGTCAGCTTTACTGAGGACGTGGGCCTGTGTGGGTGCAGGGGGGCAGATGGAGGGGGTGTTTATTCCACAGCTGATCAGTGACACCTGTGGCAATGGGCACCTCTGCTGCCCGCCAGCCACGAGTTTCCGCTGGCCCTTCACCCACTTCTGCCTCtttctgcctcccctcccccaactcagCCCTTCCCCTTacttctctgctctcctccttCTCAGGGGCCAAAACAATCCCTCTCACGCCACACAGCGTAGCTTACCAGTTTTGTGGCTATGCTGGCCCTAAGGTTACCCACGCCCCAGGCTCTGCCCTTTAAACCCCAGCAATATACCAAGgtattttctcaaataaaagtGTTCCTTCCCTAAGAAGAACCTGCCGAGCTGTTAAAATAGTACACCCTTCACCTGTTCACCACATCTGGGTGCCCTGGCCTCACCCCCCACCATATCTCCCTGCCCAGTGGTTGTCCCCTGGTGTCCTCAGGCTCCCCAGATGCCACCTGTCTCACAACGAGATCCTCGTCTCTCCCTGTGACCCCAAAAGCACTCCTTCTGTTGTCCCAGCTCAGTTGGCGGCACCTGGGAGACATCCTTGacctcaccctcccacccccatccagcAAAGGCAGCAAGTCCTGGTGATACTGAATCCTAAATACTTCTTGCCTGTGCCCTCTGCTGCCCTGCAGCCTTTAAccattctctctgtctcctcccttGCTCCGCTCCAATCAATTACCCACACTGCAGCCTGAGTGATCTCCCGAAAATGCAAATCGGATGCTGCTGCCCCCTGCTAAAATCTCTTAAAGCCTCCTGTCCCCTCTGTGAACTCCGTGCCTGGCCTACAAGGTCCTCTGGGATCCTGCGCCTTCCACCTCACCTCTCCCCACTTTTTGCCTTGTCCTTTACCCTCTGGCCTCACCAAAAGGCCAATGGTTCTAGAACACTCCATGCTGCTCTCCCCTTGCGGGatactctctcctctccctggaaaGCCCATCCCACGTCCTTTGCTTGGGTGAGTCCTATTCCTAAGGCTCAGCTTTGATGTCACCTCCCCCTTTCCTGGGTGAGGGGGCAGGAACCAAGTTTTGTTCATCCCTACATGTAACGTCTTGCACAGGGATTTGCTCACTGCTGCAGtaaggtcctcaataaatatttgttgaatgaacgaatgagtaaAAGCTTCTTGGCCACAGACTTTCATGTCTGCTTCATTTCAGCTGCTCTCCTTATAGCCTTATACCTGTCCTCACCTGGGGCTGGGTCTTCTGAAATCTTCAAGTGAAACATCCCAACTCTGACCACAGGCTCTGTCCATCCACCCTCCCCCATTTCAGTCCCAGTCACATTCCTCCCCCAATGtctcccccagcccctttctGTTCATCCAGCCATCCTGGCTTGACTCTACCTTCTCCAGCCAGATCCCCTCACATCTCACCTCAGTGCCCTCTGTCCCAGCTCCCTGttctctgcaccccaccccccccaaccgTGTCCCTCCATCCTCATTCTTCTCCACACCCCTCTGCCCCCATCTGCCCTGCTGAGCGCTGCTGGAGAAACTCGCCCAGCCGTGCAGACTGCCGCCATGACAAGTCCATGGTCTCTGGCCTCAGTAGGGGTCACAGCTCTGCTCAGTAATCCTTACACCACACCGTCGCCAGGCGGCTCTCTCCCCATTCTTGTAAGCCCTACTTCAAGCCTTCCGTAGTCTCTTCAAGTACCCTACCTTGCTCTGGCTTTCCTCCAGCAGATCTACTTGCCTCCTGTCCTACCTAGAAAGTGAAACCCGCTGGCAAGACTTCTTcccatccctccacccaccctcccccagccgcAAACTCAACAGCAGCTGCCCCATGTCCTCACCAGCTTCCCTTTGGCCCTGAAGAAGAGGCAGCCCTCCTCCTGTGTCTGCGTCAGGGGCCCCTCCTTGTGTTCTTGGCTCCCTTTGAGCAACTGGGGCCCTCTCTTGGCTGTTCCCAGCCTCATCTATGATTTTCACTTCTCCCTCTCCTGGCTGCTTCTTTATAATGTGCCTGGGTAATCACGGACTAGTGGAGAGACCATGGGTTTGGAAtgcctttcctctttgtttctctttcaagACTTTGCTCAAGTTCAATTCCTCTATGAAGCCTGCCCTAATTTTCACCTCCAGGAGAGTCAGGGCAAGCTTTGTAGAGAAGCTGGGCTTGGGCAAAGCCAGTGGCTACTTCCGGCTTTGACTTCCTCGGTGCCTCCACTGTTCCAGTGCAGACTCCCAGGCTTGCCTGGCATGAAGGAGTCTTCCAAGAAATGCTCAAGATTGAAGGAATGTAGTGTGAGTGACATTCCTCTCTggccctggggttgggggggtgaGGGTGCGGGGATTTCCCTGGCTGTCCCAGGGAATCTCACGGGCAtctatctccttccctcccctcacacAGGGTCATACAGGGCCTGGGGACAGACACCTGCCAGTCCCTACATCTTAcctagcctcagtttctgcacccGTACACAGGCACCAAACAGCAGTAATGCCTGTCTGTTGAGAACCTTTGATAAGACAAGAAAGTGAAAGCATTTGAACACTGTCACATATTCTGTACCCCTGACCAGTGCTTAACTCCTGTGACCTCAGCTTTCCCACTTTTAAAGTGGAGATGTTGGGggttccatggtggtccagtggttaggattctaaGCTTTCACTGTcaggagcccaggttcgatccctggttggggaactaagatcccgcaagccacatggtatggccaaaaaaaaaaaagtggagatgaTAATTCCCACCTCCCTAGGAGAGCACCCCCCCAGTCAGAAAATGTTGGTTATTAGGACTGTCACCTCCCTTCCCACTCCAGCGAGACAGCTGTGAGGGCCATGCTGGGGTGGGAAGGGTCCAGGACAAGCAGCACCTGAGGCCCCTGCTCTGGGCCCTGGAGATTGAGAGCCTTAAGGGTAGTGGCAGCCCTGGTCTCTAGCTGGCCTAGAGAAGAACCTCCTGGGGCCCTGCCTGGCCTGGAACAAGGTCCTTCACCCCCTGAGGACAGGTGGACATGGGCCAGGACttgctccagctccagccagcATGTCCCTGGACCCAGCCAGTCCTGGGACCTAGTAGTATGCTTTTGAGGTCACTCTTGGTCCAAGAGCTTTTTTCAAGCCCCACACCTGGCTGCCTACAGCTGCCTGTCAGGTGGCTGTGTGCTCTTAACCTCTCAGAGGCCTGTCTCTGGGCTCCCCAGACTAGTGGGGTGGGCGTCTCTGTGGGGAGATGTGTGTGCGGTGTGTGCGTGGGCACGAGGGGCAATGTGAGCTCTGATTGAGGTTCTCTCTCAGGGCTTGGAGAGGATGGGGGagcaagaaggaagggaaggaggagggaactGGAAGAGATGAGAAGggacaataaaaacatgacagAAAGGGAAAGATTCAAGGTAGTTTCCCTTGTATCCCCTCACCCATCCCCACAAAATGGTggaaagaggaagctgaggctcagaggggggcTGACAGAGCCGACCCTCCCGGCAACCCCTCCTCCTGTCCATCCATCTAGACAGCAAACCCTCTGTCTGTTCTCTGCATGACCCCTAGTCCTCCTCCATCTTTCCATCATGTCACCATGTCCACCTTCCTACCTGGTGAAACTGGCAGCCcctgggcagaggaggaagggaaggggaggaagccTCCTACAGAAGAATCAAAGCTCTTTTGGGTTCTGTCTTCAGGTGGAGCAGAGGGTCAGAGGGATGACTGAGCATGTGTGTGCTTGGATATGACACACACGTATACCTCGCTGATAACACGTGGAGCCAGGCAGCTGGGTCTGGTCCCGAGCGGCCCTGTGACAGGGAATGGGGGACGGGCGATGTGGCTCTGCACACACGCGGAGTGAGCGGTCTATGCCGAAACACGAGCCCGCTGGGTACAACCGAAGAGCCTTGTGGAGCGGCGCTAGCGTGTGCGGGCTCGTGCGTGCGCAGGTCTTTGTGAGCGCCGGACCCGAGCCGCGCGGGGAGGATCCGACACCAGGGAGCGcagcgccctctgctggccaAACTGCCCGGCCCGCGGCACCTAGTCAGCCCCATGCCCTACGCGGACCCTTGCCCTCGGACTGGCCAGTACCTCCCTCGGACTGGGTGCCCCGCCCATCCCTCAGGGCCTGTCCCTCATAGACCCACCGTTCACCCCGTCATGCTCCCCGTGGGGCCCGTCGGAGAAAGGAACCAAGTTGCTGGGCTGGATGGAGAGGGCTGCCTCCCAGTCACGGCTGTGCCTCACTTGAGTCTTGTGTGGAAGTCTTGCGAGGAGGTCTGATATTCTCGTCCACAACCGCcggaggaggaagctgaggctcagactgGGGTTGAGAGAGCCGACCCTCCCAGCAagccctcctcctgcccagcCATCTAGGCAGCCCACCCTCTGTCTATTCCTGGCCTTGACCCCTAGTCctcctccatctctccatcctGTTACCTTGTCCACTTTCCTACCAGATGAAACTGGCAGCCCCCGGGCGGGCGGAGGAATCCCTTCTCTTCTGTACCCACTCCCAGACagtggggtggcggggggggctTGGGGTAGCTGCTTCCTGGTGGCCCAGGGGACCCAGACCTGAAAGACTCCCCAGGGTCCCCTCTCCTCCACGCCGCATCTGGCCCAGACCCGGGACTCGGGGAAGAGGAAGCGCGGCAGCGGTGGATTCGGTGGGCGAGGTCGCCCCCTGCTGGTCGGAGTTGGCACTTGCGTCGGTCTCTTGGgtaggggcaggggtggaggcagCGGGTGGGGGGACTGCTCCTTTACCGGGGCTTCACACACACTGCCATTTGGTGTTAACTGCAAGCCgccaggcaggcagggcagggtgcCGGCTGCCGCTACCATTTACATATACTAGACTCAAGTttggaggagggctggggagtctgcccctcctcacccccagcccctgggactGACCCTGGCCAGCCACTGTCTATAGCTTCTCCCATCGCTTCTCAGTCCATCTCCTGGCCCTGCTGGGCCCTCCTCTTCTGAGACAAAACTGGAAACCATGGGGGAGAGGTTCCCACACCAGAGAGAAGCGCGAGCTCAGGTTTAAACACTCTCGGGAGAGCAGAGGCCCAGAACTGCGGTGTGGCTGGGGTCCCGGCTGTAGACGTGCTGGTTTTTCTTCACACTAGCAAATCGAGCCCTCGATCTGAGGTGCCTGTCCCTGTTT is part of the Phocoena sinus isolate mPhoSin1 chromosome 10, mPhoSin1.pri, whole genome shotgun sequence genome and encodes:
- the AQP6 gene encoding aquaporin-6, giving the protein MEPGRRSLAETLVCRLCRTISKAVFAEFLATGLYVFFGVGSALRWPLALPSMLQVAITFNLATAVIVQVTWKASGAHVNPAVTLAFLVGSQISLPRAVAYVAAQLAGATAGAALLYGVTPGDIRDTFGVNVVRSSVSTGQAVAVELVLTLQLVLCVFASTDSRQTTGSPAATIGASVAVGHLIGIYFTGCSMNPARSFGSAVIVGKFAVHWIFWVGPLTGAVLASLIYNFILFPDTKTLAQRLAILTGTAEVQEVEGVEPQKKESQSSSEDTEMENVCQVA